In Rahnella aquatilis CIP 78.65 = ATCC 33071, one DNA window encodes the following:
- the hypB gene encoding hydrogenase nickel incorporation protein HypB: protein MCSTCGCASGELRIEGVSAEHAHHHSHDHSHDHSHSHDHEHSHDHSHGLPFAPRRLVDIEMDVLAKNNHIAAHNREHFAAAGILALNLVSSPGSGKTTLLTSTLTRLAPYFDCAVIEGDQQTTRDADRIRATGVPAIQVNTGKGCHLDAQMVHDALHQLSPNNNSLLFIENVGNLVCPASFDLGELHKVAVLSVTEGEDKPLKYPHMFAASRLMILNKIDLLPYVSFDVEACIANARQVNPQIEVIRLSATTGEGMDRWLAWLEQQRCA from the coding sequence GTGCCAGCGGCGAACTTCGTATCGAAGGCGTCAGCGCTGAACACGCTCATCATCATTCCCACGATCATTCGCATGATCACAGTCATTCACACGATCACGAACATTCACACGATCACAGCCACGGTTTGCCGTTTGCGCCGCGACGTCTGGTGGACATCGAAATGGACGTGCTGGCGAAGAATAACCATATCGCCGCCCACAACCGCGAGCATTTTGCGGCAGCGGGCATTCTGGCACTGAATCTGGTGTCCAGCCCCGGCTCCGGTAAAACGACGCTGCTGACCAGCACCCTGACCCGACTGGCACCGTATTTCGACTGCGCGGTGATAGAGGGTGACCAGCAAACCACTCGCGATGCCGATCGTATCCGCGCCACCGGCGTACCGGCGATCCAGGTGAATACCGGTAAAGGCTGCCATCTGGACGCGCAAATGGTTCACGATGCGCTGCATCAGTTGTCGCCAAACAATAACAGCCTGCTGTTTATTGAAAATGTCGGCAATCTGGTGTGTCCGGCCAGTTTTGATCTTGGCGAATTGCACAAAGTGGCGGTGCTGTCGGTTACGGAAGGCGAGGACAAGCCGCTGAAATATCCGCATATGTTCGCGGCTTCCCGTCTGATGATCCTCAACAAAATCGATCTGCTGCCGTATGTCAGTTTTGACGTCGAAGCCTGCATTGCCAACGCGCGGCAGGTGAATCCGCAGATTGAGGTGATCCGGCTTTCAGCCACCACCGGCGAAGGCATGGATCGGTGGCTGGCCTGGCTGGAGCAGCAACGATGTGCATAG
- the hypC gene encoding HypC/HybG/HupF family hydrogenase formation chaperone has protein sequence MCIGIPGQIVALHEQQPDHAWAEVCGLRREVNIALVCDGQPQSLIGGWVLIHVGFALSKLDEQEAQETLAALHAMEEVEADVALFLGAGEAR, from the coding sequence ATGTGCATAGGCATTCCGGGACAAATTGTCGCGCTGCATGAACAGCAGCCCGATCACGCCTGGGCGGAAGTCTGTGGTCTGCGCCGCGAAGTGAATATTGCGCTGGTGTGTGACGGCCAGCCACAATCGCTGATCGGCGGCTGGGTGTTAATCCACGTCGGCTTTGCATTGAGCAAACTCGATGAGCAGGAAGCACAGGAAACGCTGGCCGCGCTGCACGCGATGGAAGAAGTGGAAGCCGATGTCGCCCTGTTTCTCGGTGCGGGAGAGGCACGATAA